CTTTGGTTCGGACAGCCAAGCCTGCTTGGTCGCGGTGTACACGTCGTGGATGAGACGGCTCGCGTCGGGATCTGCGGCGGTCAGTTGCGGAATGCGGTGGCCGCCTTCGGTTCCCGCCTTGCGGACCTCCACCAGGATCGGCTTCTTCGTCGAATAGACCGAATCCCAGGTCGCCCGCCCGGCCTCCTGTAGTGCCGGCATGTCCTCTTGCCGGATCCGGCCCACCGGGGATGCCGGCATCGGTTCGGTCAGCGTTCCGTACTTGATGCCCAAATGCTGGAGCGCGGAGCAGAATACGGTCCCATCGGGTGCATCGCGTCGATCTGCTATCCGAGTGGACGCGGACAGATGCAGCAGCGACGGGATCGGTGCCGCGTGATAGAGATGCTCTCCCGCCACCAGCGCGTGTCCCTGCAGACTCTGGTAAGGCAATGCCTCCCACAGCGCGTCGGCAAGTTCAGGGTTACGGCCGTCGAGTTCCGCGGTCACGACGATGCCCAGGTCGGGCCAGGCTATCTCGATCTGCCGGCCGGAAAACGTTTCAGTCAAGGTTTTTCCTTCGCTCGGGCTGACCTGTATGAAAAGTCCCTGCGATCGCGCCTCAACGTACCGGCGATCAACTGGGGTCCGACCCCTGATCCCCCCCCTATCGGGCGGACCCCCTACCCCAGCGCGCCGCGCCGCGACGGGCTCTGACAAGGCTTCAGCAACGGGCCTGGGACCACATCTCCATACTGTTTCCTTACTGGTTCTTGATTGCCCTTGCACCCTTGGGAGCTCTCGCCACAGGAAGGGATCCGGGTTGAACGTCTCAACGACCCTGTGAGTGCTCACAGTTGCAGGGCAGCAGCTGTACTTCCTCGCTGAGGGCGGCCGGTTCCCTTGACCGAAGCGATAGGGGAACCCCTATCTTCGCCATTCGGCTTGTGCCCAACCGCCGCGCCCTGCAGCGGGAGGACGGTGTCCGGTTCCACCACGGTCTGTCCGTCGGTGAGGTCGTGGTCGACCAGGGACGCGTCCGGGGTGTGCGGGTGGGCGGCGCGTTGATCGAGTCGGACGCGGTGGTGGACGCCACGGGGCGTCGCTCGCCGCTGGTCGGCGCCTTCACCAAGGAGGTGGACCTGGAGGCCCGCGTCGAGCAGGGCCGGGTGCAGCCCGAACCGGGCCGCCTCCTGGACGAGTTGCTCAGGCAGCCGCAGCTCGGCGAAGATCTCGTCGCCCCGGCGCCAGACCGAGGTGACTCCCCGGAACGCGGGCCCGTAGCCGTATCCGAGATCGGCCATCCGGGCACAGCCGTCGGTGATGTCGACGGTGGTCTCGCCGGCCGGCGGCCAGGCCGCCGTCTCCGCTCCGGTGATCGGAAGCGCGGTGGGCGCGGTGGGCGCGGTGGCGGTAGGGGTGCCGGCCGCGTGGCGGGTCCAGCCGGATTCGTCCGTGCTGATGCGCGCGCCGCCGTCCGTCCGGGAGTGGACGCGGAACTCGCGCCGTCCCGTGGGGCCGGGCGGGCCGACCCTGACCTGGATCCGCGGTTCCTCGCCTTCGTGGAGAACCAGCGGTGCCTGGAGCGTGAGTTCCTCCACCGCGGGGTGGCCGCAGCGTTCACCGGCCCGGAGCGCGAGGTCCGCGCAGGCTGTCCCGGGCAACAGCGCCACGCCGGAGACCCGGTGGTCGGTCAGCCAGGGCAGCGCCTGGGCGCGGAGCCGGCCGGTGAGCACCAGTTCGTCGGTGTCGGCGAGCGCGACCTCCGCGCCGAGCAGCGGATGGTCAGCCGCTTCCGGGCCCGCGCGGCGTCCGGGTTCTGGTCGGCGTCCGCTTCGGCCTCCGCGTCCAGGACACGACGCGCCCCGGGAGGTCGCCGATGAGCGGCCGGGGGCAGGCGGCGGCGACC
This is a stretch of genomic DNA from Streptomyces sp. NBC_00091. It encodes these proteins:
- a CDS encoding polyketide synthase dehydratase domain-containing protein; amino-acid sequence: MRTARSPPPAPGRSSATSRGASCPGRGGRSGRRPEPGRRAGPEAADHPLLGAEVALADTDELVLTGRLRAQALPWLTDHRVSGVALLPGTACADLALRAGERCGHPAVEELTLQAPLVLHEGEEPRIQVRVGPPGPTGRREFRVHSRTDGGARISTDESGWTRHAAGTPTATAPTAPTALPITGAETAAWPPAGETTVDITDGCARMADLGYGYGPAFRGVTSVWRRGDEIFAELRLPEQLVQEAARFGLHPALLDAGLQVHLLGEGADQRRATPRGVHHRVRLDQRAAHPHTPDASLVDHDLTDGQTVVEPDTVLPLQGAAVGHKPNGEDRGSPIASVKGTGRPQRGSTAAALQL